TTACGGCCTGGGTAAGGTAAAGATTTCTCCGGAGTTGAGAAATGTCCTGCAAAATTACCAGTGGCCAGGCAATGTCCGGGAGCTGGAGCATGTTATCGAAAGTGCTGTGAATATGCTCGACGGGGAACAGGTAATTACGGTAGACCATTTGCCGTTATATTTAAAAACGAAATTACTAAGCCAAAGGAGTGCTGCCAAAGCTTTGCCAAAAGGTACTTTAGCGGAAGTATTAACGCAAGTAGAGAAACAGGTTATTTTAGATGCTTTGGAAAAGCATAACTGGAATATTACAAAGGCGGCTGATTCTTTAGGTATTGTAAGACAAAATTTACAGTATAGAATACGAAAACTCGGGATAAATTCGTAGTAAAAATCAAAAGATCCAGCTTGTAGACAAAGCCAGCATGTATTATTTCGAGCAGCGGTCAGGGGACACACCTCTTATGCATGTTGTTCGCTTTAGCTGAGGAATGTCCCCAATTAATAGGCTCCTACGCCGTTGACCTTCAGCTCCGCTGCCGACGGCTGGGGAAACCAGTCCCGCTCCATAATACATGCTGGCTGATAATAGTTTGTCGACGGTCTGAAAAGATCTTTAGATCTTTTCAAAATCTGCCTGCAAAAAGTAATTGCGAAAAAGATTTTTTTATTTTTTGTATATAGTTCGCGGATTTATCTGCAAAAAAAATATGCAGGCAAATCTTTTATGCATGAATAGTTAAAATAAATTTGGTCCAAGACCAAATTTCGCAATGCAAAAAAATTATGCTGCGGGATATTGACTGGTATCATGTTTTGATGCTTTATTTTTCGGCATGGATTTTGCTAGTATAAAATAGCAAAAAGCGTTTTTATTTATTGTTTGGACAGTTGGTAAGGAGGATGCGAAAATGGTTAATATACGTTCTAATTATCTTGAGCAAACACCTGTGTTGCGCTGGGTATCTGAAAGCCAGCTGGAAGAAATTCACCTGGCAACTCTCGAAGTATTGGAAAGGACAGGTGTTCAGGTAGATCACCCTGAAGCCCTGAAGCTTTTAAAAGATGCCGGTTGCATTGTCAAGGATAACAGGGTGCGCATACCCAACTGGCTGGTGGAGGATTGCATCCGGTTGGCGCCAAGAAAAATCGTGGTTGCCAACCGCAAGGGACAGAGGGTCATGCATTTGGAGAGCAACCGGGTCTATTTTGGTACCGGTTCTGACTTGCCTTATACCATTGATCTGGAAACGGGAATAAGAAGGAGATCCACCAAAAAAGATGTGGAACAGGCCTGCAGGGTGATGGATTATCTGCCCAATTTCGATTTTGTAATGAGTTATGCCATCGCCTCGGATTGCGCCGCCAAAGCCAGCGATCTGCATCAATTTGAGGCTATGGTAACTAATACAGTGAAACCCATTGTATTCACTACCCATGATGAAAAGAATACTCGGGCACTGATTGAAATGGCTGCTGCGGTAGCCGGAGGGCATGAAGAGCTTAGAAAAAACCCGTTTTTAGTGCTATATTCCGAGCCCATATCTCCGCTGGTCCATACCAGGGAGGGAATTGGCAGAATGTTTGCCTGCATTGAGCACGGCATCCCCGTAACATATGTCTCCGGGGTTGTGGCAGGTGGGACCACTCCCGTAACTAAAGCGGGCTGTATAGTGCAGATGAATGCGGAAGCCCTCTCGGGGCTGGTAATAGCCCAACTAAAACAAAAAGGCGCTTCCATAATCATCGGCGGCAATGGTACACCAATGGATATGAAAAACTCCACAACGCTTTACGGCTCGCCGGAGCATGCCATGAATTACGCAGTTATGACCCAGCTTTCGCAATATTATCAGATTCCCAACTTCACCGAGGCCGGTTGTGTTAATGCTCCCGTTCCCGATGCCCAGGCCGGATTTGAAGCAGGCATTAATTTATTGATGGCCCAATTAACCGGCGCTAACCTGGTGCATGACGTTGGTTACCTGGAAGGGGGCAAAACGGGTTCACTGGCATTTCTGACCATGTGCAACGACTTTATCGATATGGTTCGCTATATGGGCCGGGGGACCAGGATCAATGCAACTACACTGGCTGTTGATTGTATTGATGAAGTTGGCCCGGGTGGTAATTATTTGGCTCATCAGCATACTTTTGACCATTTCCGCACGGAAATTTGGTCTCCGCAGCTGTTTAACCGCTTGTTCTGGGAAATCTGGGAAGAAAAAGGGGCCCAGGGCATTGCTGATCATGCTAAAAACATGGCAAAAGAGATCTTGGCAAGCTATCAGCCTGAGCCGGTTAAGGAAAGCGTCCGGGCAGAACTGCAGAAGATCATTGCTGACGTAGAAAAAGATGAATTTTCGGCTTAGGGAAAGGGGAGTTCGTCTTGACATACGGTTGTGCCCATGGCAACGGGCTATATTTTAGAACTTTAACGGCCGAACAGCTGCAAAAGATCCACCTGGCCAGCTGCCGGGTACTGGAAGAGGCCGGCATGGTAATTCACCATGACGAGGCTGTAGAGCTGCTAAAAAAAGCAGGGGCTGCAGTGGACAGCGGTAATCGGGTCTACTTCCCCACGTTCCTGGTGGAAAAAGCCCTGCAGTCTGCCCCGTCCCGCGTGACAATGTACAACAGGAAAGGGGAGCCTGCACTGTACCTGGAAGGTTCCAATGTTTATTTCGGTACCGGTTCCGATACGATAAATTACCTGGACCCTTTTACCGGGGAAAGAAGAGGCTGGCGGAAAGAGGACGTAGCTCAAGCTATTACGATCTGCGACTATTTGCCGAACATCGATTTTATTATGTCCATGGGCATGTTATCCGACGTTGAGCGCAGGATGATTAACCGGGAGCAGTACGCTCTCATGGTGCAGCATTCCGTCAAGCCCCAGGTGGTAATCGCGGAGGACGGCGACACTCTGGCTGATATCGCAGAAATGGCTGCTATTGCCGTCGGCGGTGAAGAACAGCTTAAACGGAAGCCCTTATTTATGATCTATACTGAACCGACTTCCCCGCTGCAGCATCCTGTGGAGTCCATAGAAAAGCTGCTGTTGGCAGCGGAAAAAGGGATTCCCGCCAATTTTGCCTGTGGGGGTTTAGGAGGGGCCAGCGTCCCGGTAACTGTGGGCGGAGCTTTAGTTCAGGCCAATGCGGAGGCGTTAAGCGGGCTGGTTATTCACCAGTTAAAAAACCCCGGGGCACCTTTTATCTACGGTTACGGTAATTCGCCTATGGATATGCGTACCATGCAAGCCGTGTATGGGACGCCGGAAGCCATATTATATCAGGGAGGGATGTGCGACTTAGCCCGCTACTACAGGCTGCCGTCCTGGGGTTATGCCGGCTGCTGCAACTCTAAAGTTTGCGATGAACAGGCCATCCTGGAATCCACCATGTTCACCGTAATGGGAGCCTTGCAGGGCTGTAACCTGATGCATGACGTCTTTTACATGGAATTTGGCCGCACAGGATCGTTGGAACTGCTGCTAATCTCCAATGAGGTAATCGGACGTGTGAAGCGCCTCCTGAAAGGCATTGAAACTGACTGGGAATATCTGGCGGTAGAGGCCATAAAACGGGTTGGTCCGGGAGGTAATTTCCTTGGTGACCCGCATACTGCGGAGCATTTCCGGGAGAGTTGGCAGCCCGAGCTGTCGGATTTCAACTGCTTTGAAAACTGGGCTGCAGCAGGCAGCACCACTATGGCAGAGCGGGCCCGGGGAAAAATCAAAGAAATTCTGGCCGTGCACAAACCTGAACCTCTTCCTGAGGAAGCCCGCGTGAAAATAGCTGCCGTGCTGGAGAAGGCACAAGCAAGGCTTAATTGTAAACATAGCTCCAAACCAGCTTAAAATTTGGCTCATGGCGTATACCTGAACAGTAAACGTCAACATGACCGGAACATATAATGATCTGGAATATGTCTTGGTTTCTTGCCGGGAAAGCCCGGTGAGAAACCTTGCTTTGTTTTTAGGGGTAATTTATAAGTTTAACATGGTAAAGAATTGCTTTGGTAATATATTAAGAAGGAGGAGGGGAAATGGCTCTGGCCAGATTGAAAAGTGATAAGAGCACCCAGGCAGCGGTGGTCCTGGACGGCAATTCTCTAACCATTGAGGATGTAGTTGCCGTGGCCAGGCAAAGAAAGCAGGTGGCATTATCTGCTGAGGCTGTAAAACAAATGGAAATCTCCCGTACTATGGTAGAAAGTCTGGTTAAACAGGGGAAAGTGGTGTACGGGGTTACAACAGGGTTTGGAAAGTTCAGTCAGGTCAATATTGCACCGGAGGAAATAGAGCAACTGCAGGAAAATTTGATTATCAGCCACGCTGTGGGAGTAGGGAACCCACTGCCGGAGGAAGTGGTCAGGGGCATTATGCTTTTACGGGCAAACGCCCTTGCCAAAGGTTACTCGGGTATCAGGCCCGAGGTAGTTGCTACTTTGGTTGAAATGTTAAATATGGGCGTGCATCCGGTCATACCTGAAAAAGGTTCATTAGGGGCCAGCGGGGATTTGGCGCCTTTGTCCCATATGGCCCTGGTGATGATCGGCCGCGGTGAGGCATATTTCCAGGGAATTCGCATGCCTGGCAAAACTGCCATGGAAAAGGCAGGAATCCCTGTGATTAAACTCAACGCAAAAGAGGGTCTGGCCTTGATCAACGGCACCCAGGTGATGACGGCAATTGGTACCCTGGCCATTTATGATGCCTGGTGCTTGGCTAAAACAGCCGATATTGCGGCGGCCATGACCTGCGAAGCTTTGGAAGGGATACCTGCAGCTTATGACAGGAAGATCAATGAGGTTAGGCCCCATCAAGGCCAGGGCCAGGTGGCGGGTAACTTAAGAAGGCTATTGGCAGGCAGCCAGATTATCTCCGGTGCCCAACATGGTAGGGTACAGGATGCCTATGCCCTGCGCTGCATACCACAGGTTCATGGTGCCTCAAGAGATGCCCTGGAATATGTGAGAAAAGTCATTGAAGTGGAAATAAACTCCGTAACTGATAACCCGTTGCTTTTCCCGGAAGAAGGAGAAGTCATTTCCGGAGGAAACTTCCATGGACAACCGGTGGCCCTGGCCATGGATTTTCTGGGAATTGCCCTTTCTGAAATTGCCAATATTGCGGAGCGGAGGATTGAACGCCTGGTTAACCCGACTTTAAGCGGCGGGCTACCGGCATTTTTAACTACCAAAGGCGGTTTAAACTCAGGTTTTATGATTGCCCAATATACTGCAGCTTCCCTGGTTTCAGAGAATAAAGTTTTAGCTTCGCCGGCCAGCATAGATTCCATCCCCAGTTCTGCCAACCAGGAAGACCATGTCAGCATGGGCACTATAGCTGCCCGTAAAGCATTAGGCATTCTGGAAAATACCAGGGCAGTGCTGGCCATTGAACTTTTATGCGCGGCCCAAGGCATTGACTTGAGAGGAGGGAAACCAGCTCCGGGCACAGGAGCTGCCTATCAAGCACTTAGAAAGGAAGTAGCCTGCCTGGAAGAGGACAGGGAATTGCGGCTGGATATTGAGAAGGCTCAACAACTGCTGCAAAAAGGAACGATCCTGAAAGAAGTCGAGGAGACAATAGGCCCTATTTACTAGGCTTCTAAGCTATGTGCAAAATTACGGGAGGTGGACAATTAATGCTCACTAATTTTGACATCTCGCAGGCCATGACTATTAAGCTCGATAACCAACTGCCGGAAATGCCCAAATTCGTTGAAGGGATCCGCAGGGCGCCAAACCGGGGGTTTAGGCTCACGCCGGCGCAAACGAAGATTGCTCTGAAGAATGCACTGCGCTATGTGCCGGAAGAGTTGCATGAAAAACTTGCACCCGAATTTTTAGAGGAACTGTTGACCCGGGGGAGAATTTATGCTTACCGCTTCCGCCCGGAAGGCAGGATCTACGGAAAACCCATTGATGAATATAGGGGGAACTGTATCGAAGGCAAGGCATTTCAGGTGATGATCGACAACAACCTGGACTTTGAAGTTGCCCTTTACCCTTATGAGCTTGTCACCTACGGGGAAACAGGCAGTGTCTGCCAGAACTGGCTGCAGTACAGGCTGATTAAAAAGTACCTGGAGGTAATGACTGAGCACCAGACCCTGGTAGTTGCCTCCGGTCACCCCTTGGGCCTGTTCCCGTCCAAACCCGATGCTCCCCGGGTGATCATAACCAATGCGCTGATGGTCGGCATGTTTGACAACTCCCATGACTGGGAAATTGCCGAGGAGATGGGGGTGGCCAACTACGGGCAGATGACTGCCGGGGGTTGGATGTATATTGGACCTCAGGGCATTGTCCACGGCACATTCAATACGCTGCTCAACGCCGGGAGGCTTAAGTTGGGGATACCCCAGGACGGAGACCTGAGAGGCCGTCTGTTCGTCTCCTCAGGCCTGGGCGGCATGAGTGGGGCTCAACCTAAAGCCATCGAGATAGCCGGCGGCGTCGGTATTATCGCTGAAGTTGACTACTCGAGAATTATAACCAGGTACAACCAGGGGTGGGTGAAAAAAGTATCGTCCAATCTCGGGGAAGTATGCAGCATAGCAAAGGAATACCAGGAAAAGAAAGAGCCAATGTCCATTGCCTACTACGGCAACGTGGTGGATCTGTTGGAATACATTGTGCAGCATGACATCAAAGTGGATTTGCTTTCCGACCAGACGTCCTGCCATGCTGCTTATGAAGGCGGATACTGTCCGCAAGGTGTTACTTTTGAAGAGAGGACCAGACTATTAGCTTCGGACCGTGAGAAATTCAAGGCGTTAGTGGATAATAGCCTGAGACGCCACTTTGAATTGATAAAGACCCTGGTAACCAAGGGGACCTATTTCTTTGATTACGGCAACTCTTTCATGAAAGCGGTTTTTGATGCAGGTGTGAAAGAAATTTCCAAAAACGGGGTAGATGAAAAAGATGGCTTTATCTTCCCCTCCTATGTGGAAGACATCATGGGCCCCGAGTTATTTGATTACGGCTACGGACCTTTCCGCTGGGTTTGCTTGAGCGGTAAACATGAGGATCTGCTTAAGACCGATAGGGCGGCCATGGAATGCATTGACCCCACCAGAAGGGGTCAGGATAGGGATAACTATATCTGGATCAGGGATGCGGAGAAAAACAAACTGGTGGTAGGTACCCAGGCCAGGATCCTCTACCAGGATGCTGAGGGGAGAATGAAGATTGCCCTGAAGTTCAATGAAATGGTGAGAAACGGGGAAATCGGCCCCGTCATGCTGGGGCGGGACCACCATGACGTCAGTGGCACTGATTCTCCATTCAGGGAGACGGCCAACATCAAGGACGGCAGCAATGTGATGGCCGATATGGCGGTGCAGTGTTTTGCCGGCAATGCAGCCAGGGGCATGAGCCTGGTGGCCCTCCATAACGGCGGTGGAGTGGGCATCGGGAAAGCTATCAATGGCGGCTTTGGATTGGTGCTGGATGGCAGCAAGCGGGTTGATGAAATAATTAAGTCAGCATTGTTATGGGATGTGATGGGCGGCGTGGCCAGGCGTGCCTGGGCCAGGAATGAGCATTCCCTGGAGACCAGCATTGAATTCAATAAGAAGTATCAAGGCAAAGGCCATATCACACTGCCCTATATTCCGCAAGATAAATTGATTGATGAAGTGGTGGAGAAGGCGCTGAAAAAAAGGGGTGCAGGCTCCAATGAAAGCAGACCTCATCATTAAAAACGCTAAACAGCTGGTAACCTCCCAAGGCGCATCGCGTAAGCCCAAAATCAAAGAGGAATTAGGTCAGATTGAAGTAATCACGGACGGGGTTTTGGCGGTGGTTGGGGATTCCATTGTTGCTGTGGGCACAACATCAGAAGTGTTGCAGCAACTTGACATAACTCCGGAAACAAAAGTAATTGATGCTACAGGGAAAGTGGTACTGCCTGGACTGGTTGATCCCCACACCCACCTGGTGTTTGCCGGTTCCAGGGAAAACGAATGGGACCTGAAACTTAAAGGCGTGCCTTACCTGGATATCCTGGCCCAAGGAGGCGGGATCCTTAGCACCGTCCGGGCCACTAGAGCCGCCAGCTTAGAGGAATTGGTACAAACAGGACTGAAATACGCTGACCAGATGCTGGCCCAGGGCACAACTACCGCAGAAGCCAAAAGCGGGTATGGCTTGACAACTGAGGATGAAATTAAAACCCTGGAAGCCATCAGAGAAATTAATCAAAGGCATCCCCTGGATCTTGTCCCCACCTTCCTGGGGGCCCATGCGGTACCATTGGAATATAAGGGGGAGCCGGAAAAATTTGTGGACCTGGTCATCGAAGAAATGCTTCCTGAAGTGGCGGCTAAAAACCTGGCAGAGTTTTGCGATGTATTTTGTGAGCAAGGCGTTTTTTCCGTGGAACAGTCCCGGAGGATCCTAAAAGCAGCAAAAGAGCAAGGGTTTAAATTAAAAATCCACGCCGACGAAATTGTGCCTCTAGGAGGAGCAGAACTGGCTGCGGAACTGGAAGCTGTATCAGCGGACCACCTCCTGGTCATTTCCGATGAAGGCATCAGGCAAATGGCAGAGAAACAGGTGATGGCAGTGCTCCTGCCGGGCACCACTTTTTACCTAAGGGAAGACCATTATGCACCGGCCAGGAAAATGATAGAACAAGGAGTGCCGGTAGCATTAGCCACCGACTTTAATCCCGGTTCATGTCCAAATAACTCTTTACAGATTATCATGACCATCGCTTGCCTTTATTTGAAAATGACTCCTGCCGAGGTCATTAACGCCATGACGATCAATGCCGCCCACGCTATCGGCAGGGCAAAGGAAATAGGCAGCCTTGAGCCAGGGAAAAAAGCTGACATCGTTGTTTTTGATGCTCCCACATATCAGTATTTGCCTTACCGCTTTGGTTCAAATTTAGCGGAGAAAATAATTAAAAACGGACAGCTTGTCATAGGGGGAGAGGATTAATGCCAACACTGGTAGAATGTGTGCCCAATTTCAGCGAAGGCAGAAGAACAGAAGTAATTCAGCAGATCATTGCACAAATAAGAAGCGTAGAAGGAGTAAAACTCCTGGACTATTCAGCGGATGAAAGCCATAACCGCTCCGTAGTTACCTTTATAGGGGAACCGGAAGGAGTTAAAGAGGCGGCCTTCAGGGCAGCTAAAAAAGCCGCTGAGCTAATCAATATGGAAGAACACCGGGGAGAACACCCCAGAATGGGCGCTACCGATGTCATTCCTTTCATCCCTATCTCGGACGTTACCATGGAAGATTGTATCCGGTTAGCCAGGGAATTGGGTCAGAGAATGGGAGAGGAGTTGAACATCCCTGTCTACCTGTATGAAGAAGCGGCCACCAGGCCCGAAAGAAAAAACTTGGCCAATGTGCGCAAAGGGCAATATGAAGGACTGAAAGAAGCGATCAAACAACACGAGAGGCAGCCGGACTACGGGCCGCAGGAAATGGGGAAAGCGGGGGCCACCGCTGTAGGCGCCAGGCCACCTTTAATTGCCTACAACATTAACCTGGGGACTGATGATGTGAACATAGCCAAAAAAATAGCTAAGGCCATCAGGGGCTCCAGCGGCGGCTTTGTAAGCGTCAAGGCCCTGGGTGTGCTGTTGGAAGATAGAAATATTGCCCAGGTAACCATCAATATGTGCAACTACAAAGAAGTGCCTCTCTTTCGGGTTTTTGAACTGGTTAAAAGCGAAGCAGCCAGGTACGGGGTGAATGTCATTGGCAGTGAAATAGTAGGTCTCATCCCCATGGAAGCGTTGCTCGAAGTGGCGGAGTTTTATCTCCGGCTGGAAGGATTCCGGAAAGAACAGGTATTGGAGACAAGGATCACAGAATAAGGAGGAACATGGGGACATTCCCCGAACAAGTCTAAATCATTTATAGGGGTGTGTCCCCTGACCTTAAAAGGAGGTTCTAGGAAATGCTTATAGACTTAAAATGTAATGAATTTATAGAAGAACTGGCTTCCGCTTCACCGGCTCCCGGCGGCGGCAGCGTTTCGGCCCTGGCCGGGGCTTTAGGCGCAGCATTAGTCAGCATGGTTGCAAATCTCACTATAGGCAAGGAACAGTTTAAAGCCGATGAGGAGGAACTGCAGGCAGTTTTGGCCAAGGCTTCGGAATTAAAAGAAAAACTTATGTCTTATGTTGATGAGGATACTGAGGCTTTCAACCGGGTCATGACAGCTTACAAGTTGCCTAAGGGGACCGAAGAGGAGAAGAAAGCCCGGACTCAAGCTATTCAAGAGGCTATGCGGCAGGCAGCTTCCCTGCCCATGGAAGTGGCGGAATGCTGCCTTGAAGCATTGCAATTGACTAAAACAGCGGTTGCCAAAGGCAACCCCAACGCTCTAAGTGACGGCGGGGTAGCGGTCCTGATGGCTTTTGCCGGCTTACAGGGAGCAATTTTTAATGTACAAATTAACTTAGGTTCAATTAAAGATGAGCAATTTGTACAAACCATGAGAGAGAAGAAAGAGCATGTGCTTCGGAAAGGGCAGGCATTGCGGGATGAGATTCTCGCCATGGTCGAAACTAAATTGAATTAAGCATTAGCCGCCTACATCCTTTTTTTATATTTCAAGCTATCCGCATAGCTTCCTGTTTCCTTGAGATACTATACATAGGTGAAAGGAGGCTATTACATTGGATAAATTTAATGATGTTGATAAAAAACTGCAGACTCCTGCTATGATGGATACTTTTAAAGGAGAGTTGGTCAGGGACCCCGCTTCCAGACAACTAACAGCCAGTGAGGATATTCTCAGCGATAACCCATACAAAACACCTCCCAACAACCTGACTCGTAAGAAGCATAGCCTTGGTGAGAAAGGATAGGTGAGCCATGGCTGAGAACAAAAAGCTTTATGCCAACCATGACAGGAGAAGGGAAGTTAAGCTGAAGGATTTAAACCGCGAGCGGGGTTTTTCCAGGATAATTGATCCGGAAAGAGGTCCGGAAAATAGGTAGGAAATAATTTGAAACTGGAAAAAGCGGCTTTAACCAGACGGCTAAGGCCGCTTTTGTACGTTTTTGGTTGCACTTACAAGCTATGGGCGATCGCCACGGGCCATTATTAAGTCGGCAGCCTTTTTTTGTGATGCTGCTGCTTCATTAGCTGCTTTGGCAATAATTGTCCTTAATGTAGAATCCATGATCTCTGTTTGAATCAGAGCATAAGCTAAAGCTGCCATTCTGGTGTCTTTTTCATAATCTTGCAGCATATCCATATCAGAAAATTGCAATCTGCCTCACTCCCTTGTCATGCTTTCATAATATTCCTGCAATGTATTTTTGGCTTTGCGTAGCATTTCCGCTTCTTCCTTGAAAAACTTGGCAACCTCTTGGTCATTGCAAATACCGGAGTAAAATTCGCACTTTCGCCCCGCCACTTCGGCTTCGCTAATTAGTTTTACAAGGTAAGATCCTTCTTTTAGCCTTTGTAGGGTTGTCGGATCGAACTCTCTTAATTGCGGTTGATTTTGGTTAACATTTTTAAACAAGGTAAATAACATTTTTGTCCCTCCTTACCATCCATTAAACTACTACAATTATTGTTTGATTTTATTCATTATTTATACTTTGTAGTGCCGGGATGGTGCTGTATTATTTTTACCAGCACTTCTGAAGGATTTTTTCTAATTGCCCCGAATACAATATATTGGACCCATCCATTAGTCCAAGTCGCAAAAGAGTATTCGGAAGGTGAAATAATGCAATTTGACTTAGACCGCAAAAACGGAATTCCTCTCTATATCCAGCTAAAAAATCAGATCCAGCAATTGATTGCCACCGGAAAACTGAAAGCCAACGACAAACTCCCGCCTGAACGGGAACTGGCCCAAGTGCTCCAAATAAGCCGTAATACAGTAAGTATGGCGTATAAAGAATTGGAGGATGAAGGTATTCTTTCCTCCAGCCAGGGGAGGGGCACTTTTGTAGCCAATTCTGCCTTAGTGTTACAACGGGAAAGCCTTAAAGAGAGGCTGCTCAAGGTGATCGACCTGGCTATTGAAGAGGCAACGGGCATGGGATTCAGCATCGATGAGTTTGTAGCTCTAACCCATGTACGGGCTATGGAGAAAAAAGAACAGCTTGCTCAACTCAGGGTTGCTTTTGTCGAATGCCATCCGGAACAGCTGGAATACTTTGTGCAGGAAGTAAAATTGGGCAGCGGCGTCAATCTGGTTCCTATTTTGCTTGATGACTTGCGGAAAAATGTACAAGCATCTCCACAAAACTTGGCTCAGTTTGACCTGGTCATCACGTCCTTTGCCCATTTCGATGAGATAAATCAGATTTTTCAAAGTAAGGCGAGAAAAATACTGGGGGTGGCTTTGGCGCCGCAAGTCGAGTCCTTGGTACGGATTGCCAAGCTGCCTGCAGAAAGTCAAGTGGCTATCTTTTGCCATTCAGAAACGTACGGTCGGCGCGTTCAGGAGGCTGTCCAACGGGCTGGGATCGGCCATTTGGGCTTTTCTGTCTATACCGGGCAGGTTGACGAAAAAATGCAAGAGCGTCTGCAAGGTGCAGCAGCTGTGGTCGTCTGTTTCGGTCGACTGCAGGAGGCACTGCGGCTAATTAAAGATGCTAACCGGCTGATTGAGTTCAGGTTTTTACCCGATGTGGGGTCTTTAAATCTTATTAAGTCTGCTCTGATGGAATGTAAAAGGTAAGTTAACGTACAATTGCCGTCCTGGTTGCGGGTATTAGCACAAGGGGAGGAAGGAAAGCACTTGATTTTATCGAATTAATGAATTAATCATTGGGTTATTTTGCTAAAAGAGGATGGGAAAATTGTCTGAACTGAAGGAAATTCAAGGCTATGTCCAAGATATAGCGGAAGCTATTAGTGCCGTACTTGATATGGGTGTGGAAATAATAGACCGGGATTTACTGCGGGTAGCCGGTACGGGGGAATCTAAAGTTAAAGTCGGTACTAAGATGGCCATGGGGCATATTTGCAGGCATGCCATTACCTGCAGGCAGCCTTTTGTATTAATTGATCCCGGAAAAAATCAGCTATGTGAGGTATGCGTCCTTTTCGGTCAATGTAACATCATCCAAGCCGGGCTTTTTATGCCCATACTTCTGGAAGGGGCTTCAGAAGGACTTATAAACTTAGTGGCCTTTACCGGTGAACAAAAAGCGCGCCTGGTAGAAAAGCAAAGTACTTACTTGGAATATGTTGCTAAAATGGCGGAGCTTCTATCCAGTAAAATAGCCGAAAACCGTAGTACCAAAAAACTTAAAATTACTTCCGATTTCTTAAAAACAATCATTAACTCCATCGATTTGGGAATTATCGGGGTTGATGCACAAGGGCATATAACCCATATTAATCCCGCCGCTACTGATATCTTAGGTTTAGGTTCGGCAAGCCTGAATGGGACCAATATAAACTATTTATTGCCCCAGTCACCTTTATCTAAAATTTTAGTTAATCAAAAAGTAGACGAAGAGCAGGTGGTAACATATCAAATTGGGACCAAGCAGGCTA
This region of Zhaonella formicivorans genomic DNA includes:
- a CDS encoding cyclodeaminase/cyclohydrolase family protein; the encoded protein is MLIDLKCNEFIEELASASPAPGGGSVSALAGALGAALVSMVANLTIGKEQFKADEEELQAVLAKASELKEKLMSYVDEDTEAFNRVMTAYKLPKGTEEEKKARTQAIQEAMRQAASLPMEVAECCLEALQLTKTAVAKGNPNALSDGGVAVLMAFAGLQGAIFNVQINLGSIKDEQFVQTMREKKEHVLRKGQALRDEILAMVETKLN
- the ftcD gene encoding glutamate formimidoyltransferase; the protein is MPTLVECVPNFSEGRRTEVIQQIIAQIRSVEGVKLLDYSADESHNRSVVTFIGEPEGVKEAAFRAAKKAAELINMEEHRGEHPRMGATDVIPFIPISDVTMEDCIRLARELGQRMGEELNIPVYLYEEAATRPERKNLANVRKGQYEGLKEAIKQHERQPDYGPQEMGKAGATAVGARPPLIAYNINLGTDDVNIAKKIAKAIRGSSGGFVSVKALGVLLEDRNIAQVTINMCNYKEVPLFRVFELVKSEAARYGVNVIGSEIVGLIPMEALLEVAEFYLRLEGFRKEQVLETRITE
- a CDS encoding GntR family transcriptional regulator — translated: MQFDLDRKNGIPLYIQLKNQIQQLIATGKLKANDKLPPERELAQVLQISRNTVSMAYKELEDEGILSSSQGRGTFVANSALVLQRESLKERLLKVIDLAIEEATGMGFSIDEFVALTHVRAMEKKEQLAQLRVAFVECHPEQLEYFVQEVKLGSGVNLVPILLDDLRKNVQASPQNLAQFDLVITSFAHFDEINQIFQSKARKILGVALAPQVESLVRIAKLPAESQVAIFCHSETYGRRVQEAVQRAGIGHLGFSVYTGQVDEKMQERLQGAAAVVVCFGRLQEALRLIKDANRLIEFRFLPDVGSLNLIKSALMECKR
- the hutI gene encoding imidazolonepropionase, translating into MKADLIIKNAKQLVTSQGASRKPKIKEELGQIEVITDGVLAVVGDSIVAVGTTSEVLQQLDITPETKVIDATGKVVLPGLVDPHTHLVFAGSRENEWDLKLKGVPYLDILAQGGGILSTVRATRAASLEELVQTGLKYADQMLAQGTTTAEAKSGYGLTTEDEIKTLEAIREINQRHPLDLVPTFLGAHAVPLEYKGEPEKFVDLVIEEMLPEVAAKNLAEFCDVFCEQGVFSVEQSRRILKAAKEQGFKLKIHADEIVPLGGAELAAELEAVSADHLLVISDEGIRQMAEKQVMAVLLPGTTFYLREDHYAPARKMIEQGVPVALATDFNPGSCPNNSLQIIMTIACLYLKMTPAEVINAMTINAAHAIGRAKEIGSLEPGKKADIVVFDAPTYQYLPYRFGSNLAEKIIKNGQLVIGGED